The proteins below come from a single Halothiobacillus neapolitanus c2 genomic window:
- the glgA gene encoding glycogen synthase GlgA has product MNVLFATSEMFPLIKTGGLADVSGALPLALSQVGVDVRVVLPRYANIKTDLIESEIQIGQKEILGQPVKINLANLNTGHLVYLVDHPVFSARQGNPYIGPDGNNWHDNPDRFGLFCRAVVALSTGLFGDAWKPDIIHSNDWQTGLIPALLSESSSPKNIFTIHNLAYQGVFDRPTFERLGLPWSLWRPDALEYWGNMSFMKAGIVFSKFVTTVSNTYAQEIQSPEFGYGLDGLLHHKQDRLKGILNGIGEDWNPQTDPLLEKPFSTSDMTGKAIIKESIQHEFGLTIDGNIPLITHVGRLVEQKGIDLLIQAIETLGSAQVQFVILGAGEHRFEHALRSLAEKNPDRIAVVIGYDEKLAHRLEAAGDAFIMPSRFEPCGLNQMYSLRYGALPIVHRVGGLADTVTHITPESIKDGSASGIVIDHLDVSAIHWAIGYFMEIYKDRDLYRKIQQQGMQKDFGWITSAKEYKKIYSAALKEQTHDESSQHEH; this is encoded by the coding sequence ATGAACGTTCTTTTTGCCACGAGCGAAATGTTCCCATTGATCAAAACCGGTGGGCTCGCCGATGTATCCGGTGCACTCCCACTGGCTTTAAGCCAAGTGGGCGTGGATGTGCGCGTTGTCTTACCAAGATATGCCAACATCAAAACTGATTTAATTGAATCTGAAATCCAAATTGGTCAAAAAGAAATTTTGGGACAACCCGTAAAGATCAACCTTGCCAACTTGAACACTGGGCATCTGGTCTACTTGGTCGATCATCCGGTTTTTTCAGCACGTCAGGGGAACCCCTATATAGGGCCGGACGGCAACAATTGGCACGACAATCCGGATCGGTTTGGCTTGTTTTGTCGGGCTGTTGTCGCCCTGTCCACCGGACTTTTCGGTGATGCATGGAAGCCGGACATCATCCACAGCAACGATTGGCAAACAGGATTGATTCCGGCACTACTCTCTGAAAGCAGTTCGCCAAAAAATATTTTCACCATTCATAATCTGGCTTATCAAGGGGTATTCGATCGTCCGACTTTCGAACGATTGGGCCTGCCCTGGTCTCTCTGGCGCCCGGATGCGCTGGAATATTGGGGGAATATGTCCTTCATGAAAGCCGGCATCGTCTTTTCGAAATTCGTCACCACAGTTAGCAACACCTATGCGCAGGAAATCCAGTCGCCGGAGTTCGGATACGGGCTCGATGGCCTACTCCATCATAAACAGGATCGACTGAAGGGAATCCTTAACGGTATTGGTGAAGACTGGAACCCTCAAACCGACCCATTGCTTGAAAAGCCATTCAGCACATCAGATATGACCGGAAAGGCGATCATCAAGGAGAGCATTCAACACGAATTCGGCCTCACGATCGACGGGAACATACCGCTCATTACCCATGTCGGTCGGTTGGTCGAGCAAAAAGGAATCGATCTGCTCATCCAGGCAATTGAAACATTGGGAAGCGCGCAGGTACAGTTCGTTATTTTGGGCGCGGGAGAACACCGGTTTGAACACGCCTTACGTAGCCTCGCTGAGAAGAACCCAGATCGGATCGCTGTTGTCATCGGCTATGACGAGAAGTTGGCGCACCGGCTTGAAGCCGCTGGTGACGCGTTCATCATGCCTAGCCGTTTCGAACCCTGCGGCCTAAATCAAATGTACAGCCTACGATACGGCGCCCTGCCGATTGTTCACCGGGTTGGCGGCCTTGCTGATACTGTCACGCATATCACGCCAGAAAGTATTAAGGATGGTTCCGCTTCCGGTATTGTGATCGACCATCTGGATGTTTCCGCCATCCACTGGGCGATCGGGTATTTCATGGAAATTTACAAAGATCGAGACTTATACAGAAAAATCCAGCAACAAGGAATGCAAAAGGATTTCGGATGGATAACCAGTGCCAAAGAATATAAAAAAATTTATTCTGCAGCACTCAAGGAACAGACCCATGATGAATCGAGTCAACACGAACACTGA
- a CDS encoding YbaB/EbfC family nucleoid-associated protein encodes MMKGGIGNLMKQAQQMQEKMQRMQEEVAKIEVTGESGAGLVKVTMTGKHEVRRLVIDDSLMGDDKEMLEDLIAAAVNDAVRRVEHNQQEMMSSVTAGMNLPAGMKLPF; translated from the coding sequence ATGATGAAAGGCGGAATCGGCAATTTGATGAAACAAGCCCAGCAGATGCAGGAAAAGATGCAGCGCATGCAGGAAGAGGTTGCCAAAATCGAAGTGACGGGAGAATCCGGTGCCGGTCTGGTCAAGGTCACCATGACCGGTAAGCATGAAGTGCGTCGACTGGTTATTGACGACAGCCTGATGGGCGATGACAAGGAAATGCTGGAAGATCTGATTGCCGCAGCTGTGAACGATGCCGTACGTCGGGTCGAACACAATCAACAAGAAATGATGTCCAGTGTCACGGCGGGCATGAACCTGCCAGCGGGCATGAAGCTGCCTTTCTGA
- the dnaX gene encoding DNA polymerase III subunit gamma/tau, with amino-acid sequence MSYLVLARKWRPKSFAEMVGQGHVLQALTNALDQSRLHHAYLFTGTRGVGKTTVARIFAKALNCEHGISSTPCGVCSACVEIDQGRFVDLIEVDAASRTGVDDTRDLLENVAYAPVRGRFKIYLIDEVHMFSKSSFNALLKTLEEPPEHVKFLLATTDPQKLPVTVLSRCLQFNLRALPLSQIQQHLADVLQKENIAFEPAALHLIAEAANGSMRDALSLLDQAIAFTGGKLDTVQVSQILGLSDHQIIWDMIDALYQQSADRLFALVDEALDRAVEPAILLAQFIESIHQLAMGQWIQSMSAAANPPPDELKSIDPQLLQLWYQIATTGRRDMAWSPNARIGLEMTLLRMLAFQPGGEASNGAVKATEPAAVHSYPSDSRSVSAAKTKPERVASSITQPESEPETKARLQKSAEHRVAEPMVAQTMPVQDKSDHDVPDHSGHARAQLTDLPWHEWVERIPGQPGRNLADRCHINIVDGQIQLVVAPQYEVIANARARESLLSQLSKLADTSKVKIIIGQNDTASDRATSEISAQAAITPAERRNQEEINLQQQRRQSVVQHPVVQLLQEQAGAQLVEESILPRDGQSDPA; translated from the coding sequence ATGAGCTACCTCGTGCTGGCGCGCAAATGGCGTCCCAAAAGCTTTGCCGAAATGGTTGGCCAAGGCCATGTCCTGCAAGCACTGACGAATGCGCTGGACCAAAGCCGTTTGCACCATGCTTACCTGTTCACCGGCACTCGAGGCGTGGGCAAGACCACCGTCGCGCGAATTTTTGCCAAAGCGTTGAATTGCGAGCACGGCATATCCAGTACGCCCTGTGGTGTATGCAGTGCCTGCGTTGAAATTGATCAGGGCCGCTTTGTCGATTTGATTGAAGTCGATGCCGCTTCGCGCACCGGTGTCGACGACACCCGTGACTTGCTTGAGAACGTGGCCTACGCGCCGGTGCGCGGTCGGTTCAAGATCTATCTGATCGACGAAGTGCATATGTTCTCGAAATCGAGCTTCAATGCGCTTTTGAAGACGCTTGAAGAACCGCCCGAACACGTCAAGTTCTTGTTGGCAACCACCGATCCGCAAAAACTACCTGTCACGGTGCTCTCCCGGTGCTTGCAGTTCAATTTGCGCGCCTTGCCGCTTTCTCAGATTCAGCAGCATCTGGCCGATGTTTTGCAAAAGGAAAACATTGCTTTTGAGCCGGCTGCCCTGCACTTGATCGCTGAAGCGGCCAATGGCTCGATGCGGGACGCCTTGAGTCTGCTCGACCAGGCCATCGCATTCACCGGCGGCAAGCTCGATACGGTTCAGGTGAGCCAGATTTTGGGTTTGAGTGATCATCAAATCATCTGGGACATGATCGACGCGCTCTATCAGCAGTCGGCGGACCGGCTGTTTGCTCTGGTCGACGAAGCACTGGATCGCGCGGTAGAGCCGGCGATTCTTCTGGCGCAGTTCATCGAGTCCATTCATCAGTTGGCGATGGGGCAGTGGATTCAATCCATGTCTGCTGCGGCCAACCCGCCCCCGGACGAATTGAAATCCATCGATCCCCAACTGCTGCAGTTGTGGTACCAAATCGCCACGACGGGCCGACGCGATATGGCCTGGTCGCCCAATGCACGGATCGGTCTTGAGATGACTTTGCTTCGTATGCTGGCATTTCAGCCGGGAGGCGAGGCTTCAAACGGCGCAGTTAAAGCGACAGAACCTGCTGCTGTCCATTCTTATCCCTCTGATTCACGCAGCGTGTCTGCTGCAAAGACAAAACCAGAACGGGTTGCTTCATCGATCACACAACCCGAATCCGAGCCCGAAACAAAGGCGCGTTTGCAAAAAAGTGCCGAGCATCGGGTCGCAGAACCGATGGTTGCGCAAACAATGCCGGTTCAGGACAAATCTGATCATGATGTGCCTGATCATTCTGGCCATGCGCGCGCCCAATTGACCGACCTGCCATGGCATGAATGGGTTGAGCGCATACCCGGTCAGCCGGGGCGGAACTTGGCTGATCGCTGTCACATCAATATTGTCGACGGGCAGATTCAACTTGTGGTCGCCCCTCAATATGAAGTCATTGCCAATGCCCGTGCGCGGGAAAGTTTGCTTTCTCAGCTTTCTAAACTGGCCGATACTTCAAAGGTAAAAATTATTATCGGGCAGAACGATACGGCATCTGACCGAGCCACATCCGAAATATCAGCCCAGGCGGCCATCACACCCGCCGAACGCAGAAATCAGGAAGAGATCAATCTGCAGCAGCAACGAAGACAGAGCGTTGTGCAACATCCCGTTGTGCAACTGCTGCAAGAACAAGCCGGGGCTCAACTCGTTGAAGAAAGTATTCTTCCTCGTGATGGCCAATCAGACCCCGCATAA
- a CDS encoding PilZ domain-containing protein: protein MDAGNPSQIDNNQDRRDFNRIKVRGKVLLKCMTPPFEIFNAEIIDVSANGLNISTKNALELNLPVQLSVCTVNDNNVFFMNGKITWCEKSSDDQGEPEYNAGIEIQFDRRNKDYHDWRALYIA, encoded by the coding sequence ATGGATGCCGGCAACCCATCACAAATCGATAACAATCAAGACAGACGGGATTTCAACCGAATCAAGGTCAGGGGCAAGGTTTTACTGAAATGCATGACGCCGCCTTTTGAGATATTCAATGCAGAAATCATTGATGTCAGTGCCAATGGACTGAACATTTCCACAAAAAACGCGCTTGAATTGAACCTGCCTGTTCAACTTTCCGTTTGCACCGTAAATGACAACAACGTGTTCTTCATGAACGGCAAGATCACTTGGTGCGAAAAGTCATCGGACGATCAGGGCGAACCTGAATACAACGCTGGGATAGAAATTCAGTTTGATCGTAGAAACAAGGATTACCACGATTGGAGAGCGTTATATATCGCTTGA
- the recR gene encoding recombination mediator RecR: MFSPKFVALVQALRGLPSVGQKTAQRMALQLLEHDREGAAQLARAIVAALEGIGRCESCRIFSETPVCPVCADNHRDATQLCIVESPTDWLAIEQSGAYQGLYFILSGHLSPLDGIGPEDIGIPELMNRLANSPVEEIIMATSATIEGEATAGYIMDRVDPARYKVTRLAQGVPMGGELEYLDAQTLSLALKSRRSV, translated from the coding sequence ATGTTCTCGCCCAAGTTCGTCGCATTGGTCCAGGCCCTGAGGGGATTGCCTTCGGTCGGGCAGAAAACAGCTCAGCGCATGGCTTTGCAGTTGCTCGAACATGACCGGGAAGGGGCGGCCCAACTTGCAAGGGCGATCGTTGCGGCGCTTGAGGGTATCGGTCGCTGCGAATCCTGCCGCATATTTTCTGAAACGCCGGTTTGCCCGGTTTGCGCGGATAACCACAGAGATGCGACACAGCTCTGCATTGTCGAATCACCGACCGATTGGTTGGCGATTGAACAATCCGGTGCATACCAGGGGCTGTACTTTATCCTGTCGGGCCATTTATCACCCTTGGATGGCATCGGCCCAGAAGACATCGGTATTCCCGAATTGATGAACCGATTGGCAAACAGCCCGGTTGAAGAAATCATCATGGCGACAAGCGCGACGATCGAAGGTGAAGCCACCGCAGGCTACATCATGGATCGGGTTGATCCTGCACGCTACAAGGTAACTCGACTGGCACAGGGCGTGCCCATGGGGGGAGAGCTGGAATACCTCGATGCCCAAACATTGAGTCTGGCGCTTAAATCAAGGCGTTCCGTATAA
- the glgB gene encoding 1,4-alpha-glucan branching protein GlgB has protein sequence MQLDFQPIIESRMHDPFSLLGRHPLGEGKCRFHTYQPQAEHIRILSTHGEWLELTADADFPGVFAGLFTEDLLPLHPVLEIETAEHHKYQITDPYSFGPVLGELDLYLFGEGKHYDLWKVLGAHVITIDGVEGVTFAVWAPNASRVSVVGDFNNWDGRRHPMRNRISSGVWELFIPGLSAGDFYKFEIKNRDTQATSVRTDPFGRSFELRPNTAAKVVSDEEFQWTDQFWLKAREQNDWMHAPMNVYEVHLGSWKLTGKQFPTYAELAEQLIPYVKERGYTHIELLPITEHPFDGSWGYQTTGYFAPTSRFGTPEQFKQFVNKAHEAGIGIILDWVPAHFPRDEFALARFDGTALYEHEDPRRGEHRDWGTLIFNYGRKEVSNFLIASALYWLEEMHLDGLRVDAVASMLYLDYSREHGDWLPNAYGGRENLEAIDFLRALNHVTQSRNPGALMMAEESTAWPLVSRPPEVGGLGFALKWNMGWMNDTLKYFQEDPINRQYHHNNLTFGLLYTFTENFVLPFSHDEVVHGKGSLLNKMPGDEWQKFANLRLLLAYQCAYPGKKLLFMGCEFGQGNEWNHAKQLDWWMLEYKLHQGISQLSTALNHLYKNEVALHYHDFEGCGFSWNDCNDRQNSVISFFRHAKGQSILTILNFTPVVRQNYKIGIPNTDRLNIVFNSDESVYGGSATALELTHHKNSPYNGQSGHIELTLPPLGALMIRIN, from the coding sequence ATGCAGTTAGATTTTCAACCCATTATCGAATCGAGAATGCATGATCCGTTTTCCTTGCTAGGCCGCCATCCACTTGGCGAGGGCAAATGCCGCTTTCACACCTACCAGCCGCAGGCCGAACACATCAGGATATTGAGCACTCATGGCGAGTGGCTTGAATTGACAGCCGATGCCGACTTCCCCGGTGTATTTGCTGGGCTCTTCACCGAGGACTTGCTGCCTCTTCACCCGGTTCTGGAAATCGAAACTGCTGAACACCACAAGTACCAGATCACGGATCCCTACAGCTTCGGGCCAGTACTCGGCGAACTCGACTTGTACTTATTCGGCGAAGGCAAGCACTACGACCTGTGGAAAGTGCTGGGCGCACATGTCATCACCATTGACGGCGTGGAGGGCGTAACATTCGCCGTATGGGCTCCCAATGCCAGCCGCGTCAGCGTCGTGGGCGATTTCAACAACTGGGATGGCCGCCGCCATCCGATGCGCAATCGCATCAGTAGTGGCGTTTGGGAGTTGTTTATCCCGGGCCTTTCTGCCGGCGATTTTTATAAGTTTGAAATCAAAAACAGAGATACTCAGGCCACCAGCGTTCGCACTGATCCCTTTGGCCGCAGCTTTGAACTTCGCCCCAATACGGCCGCCAAGGTAGTCAGTGACGAAGAATTCCAGTGGACGGATCAATTCTGGCTCAAGGCGCGCGAGCAAAACGACTGGATGCACGCCCCGATGAATGTCTATGAAGTTCACTTAGGTTCTTGGAAACTGACGGGCAAACAATTCCCAACCTACGCGGAATTGGCGGAGCAACTGATTCCGTATGTTAAAGAGCGCGGTTACACTCACATTGAATTGCTGCCCATCACGGAGCACCCCTTCGATGGCTCATGGGGTTATCAAACCACAGGCTATTTCGCGCCGACCTCCCGTTTCGGCACGCCGGAACAATTCAAGCAGTTCGTCAACAAGGCACACGAAGCAGGCATAGGCATTATTCTTGACTGGGTTCCGGCTCACTTTCCCCGCGATGAGTTTGCCCTCGCCCGCTTCGATGGCACGGCACTTTATGAGCACGAGGACCCAAGGCGCGGGGAACACCGTGACTGGGGTACCCTGATCTTCAATTACGGGCGCAAGGAGGTCAGCAATTTTTTGATTGCTTCCGCCCTGTACTGGCTCGAAGAAATGCATCTCGATGGCCTGCGTGTCGATGCTGTGGCATCCATGCTGTATCTCGATTATTCACGCGAACATGGCGATTGGCTGCCGAACGCCTACGGCGGGCGCGAAAACTTGGAGGCCATTGATTTTCTTCGTGCACTGAACCATGTGACACAAAGCCGGAACCCCGGCGCCTTGATGATGGCGGAAGAATCCACCGCCTGGCCATTGGTGTCCAGGCCGCCCGAGGTCGGCGGGCTTGGATTCGCATTGAAATGGAACATGGGCTGGATGAATGACACGCTGAAATACTTTCAGGAAGACCCCATCAACCGGCAATATCACCACAACAATCTTACATTCGGCCTGCTCTACACCTTCACGGAGAACTTCGTCCTTCCCTTTTCGCACGATGAAGTCGTGCATGGTAAAGGCTCGTTGCTGAACAAAATGCCCGGTGACGAATGGCAGAAATTCGCCAATCTTCGCCTTCTTCTGGCCTACCAATGCGCCTATCCAGGAAAGAAACTCCTGTTCATGGGCTGCGAATTCGGCCAGGGCAACGAGTGGAATCATGCCAAGCAACTCGACTGGTGGATGCTTGAATACAAACTCCATCAAGGCATCAGTCAACTCAGCACGGCACTCAATCACCTCTATAAAAATGAAGTGGCACTGCATTACCATGATTTTGAAGGATGCGGGTTTTCATGGAACGACTGTAACGACCGCCAGAACTCAGTCATCAGTTTTTTCAGGCACGCCAAAGGCCAGAGCATCCTGACCATACTTAATTTCACGCCCGTCGTCAGACAGAACTACAAAATCGGCATACCGAATACCGACCGGTTGAATATAGTATTCAATTCCGACGAGTCTGTTTATGGCGGCTCAGCCACCGCATTGGAATTAACTCACCACAAAAACAGTCCTTATAATGGTCAAAGTGGCCATATAGAACTGACACTACCGCCACTTGGCGCCCTGATGATCAGAATAAATTGA
- a CDS encoding DUF1631 family protein, translated as MMNRVNTNTEELRGELDRLAKSALDSALNSLFNEIEKKLFTRADHTSNQHDKSELFEKIAQLKNSRNDFEETLYSVIRESNPILNQINWASVVQNRSLALQMEDMIAHAKAKYGIEHAQYESRIKSLNLTEKESFPQHLYTVSSITYGFIKASHHFQSDIRDSLIRSLGTHVLYKLEPLYILLNDLLIQSGVLPEVKSKRPPQRSELESLIDAISDSESLIQEQLNEHSRISSEELQNFLKSSVDNKDVFLQSKSSWSPKNLIEAVIERFRKSHPSLQSKTELHSHDQEIITLAGAILSDLINNNDINPIIKNQAISLQAIVLNTAFTDTDFFSNLKNPAREVLNKLVMLGSDPYLSTDDIKKIANSVKSFIRSTSSKETPAFETLSEELDGIENNELGHVAAPRAGNHSLSSSITTRSRNRITFIINSAIGAALLSDEASAFLAKVLNPFMIHVLMTHGRQCDEWKEALAVLDNVIQLEVKSASDIRDVLIVESKVKELIKHPILGDDFFKVAVQKTAADHYLTYLKNKRTQFSIIQKRKEEERETQATSNIDQLNSESVVEQVEAAELKNAAKVSSIPLPQAHKNGIEANDGRSAEVDVPKTDAAVPVEETNQPEPEPSPYENLCSDPRIKQFLDRHILNNEWLQIYTSDDAALRRLKASKVNMELKIVSFANRNGEITLVLPIAQFISDLLENRSNPVFDNPNYNSAKQQLLDTIKSEGLI; from the coding sequence ATGATGAATCGAGTCAACACGAACACTGAAGAACTTAGGGGTGAACTTGATCGACTCGCGAAGTCGGCATTGGATAGCGCGTTAAACAGCCTTTTTAACGAAATAGAAAAGAAGCTGTTTACTCGTGCTGATCACACCTCAAATCAGCACGACAAATCAGAGCTATTCGAAAAAATCGCCCAACTTAAAAACAGCAGGAACGATTTCGAAGAAACGCTTTACTCTGTTATTAGGGAAAGCAATCCGATTCTGAACCAGATCAATTGGGCGAGCGTCGTTCAGAACCGATCTTTAGCGCTGCAGATGGAGGACATGATTGCGCACGCTAAAGCAAAATATGGCATAGAACACGCGCAATATGAATCGAGGATCAAAAGCCTGAATCTGACTGAGAAAGAAAGCTTCCCCCAACATTTGTACACCGTTTCTTCAATCACCTATGGCTTTATAAAAGCGAGTCATCACTTCCAAAGTGATATTAGAGACAGTCTGATCCGTTCACTCGGAACCCATGTTCTATATAAATTAGAACCGCTCTATATTTTGCTCAATGACCTGCTGATTCAATCTGGCGTGCTTCCCGAGGTCAAAAGCAAACGCCCCCCACAACGGTCAGAGCTTGAGTCATTGATCGATGCCATCTCGGACAGCGAATCGCTCATTCAGGAACAACTGAACGAACACTCAAGGATTTCCTCGGAAGAACTTCAGAATTTCCTTAAGTCATCGGTTGATAACAAAGACGTATTTCTTCAATCCAAATCATCATGGTCACCGAAAAACCTCATTGAGGCGGTTATTGAGCGTTTCAGAAAATCACACCCCAGTCTGCAATCGAAAACCGAGCTGCATAGTCATGACCAGGAAATAATCACGCTCGCCGGTGCCATTCTCTCTGATCTGATTAATAACAACGATATAAACCCGATTATTAAAAATCAGGCGATATCCTTACAAGCCATAGTTCTGAATACCGCATTTACGGATACTGATTTTTTCAGCAACCTCAAAAACCCTGCCCGCGAAGTCCTCAACAAATTGGTCATGCTTGGTTCAGACCCTTACCTCAGCACAGATGACATAAAAAAAATCGCGAATTCGGTAAAATCCTTCATTCGATCAACATCGTCTAAAGAAACACCTGCATTTGAGACGTTGTCTGAGGAGCTGGATGGGATTGAAAACAATGAGCTAGGACATGTTGCGGCGCCACGCGCGGGCAATCACTCGTTAAGCTCTTCGATAACCACCAGAAGCCGAAACCGCATTACTTTCATCATCAATAGCGCTATCGGTGCTGCGTTACTTTCTGACGAGGCCAGTGCCTTTTTGGCAAAGGTGCTGAATCCATTCATGATCCACGTTCTCATGACACATGGGCGACAGTGTGATGAATGGAAAGAAGCTCTGGCAGTCCTCGACAACGTTATTCAGTTAGAAGTCAAAAGCGCCAGCGACATCCGGGATGTTTTGATTGTTGAAAGCAAGGTTAAAGAGCTGATTAAACACCCTATTCTCGGCGATGACTTCTTCAAGGTTGCGGTGCAGAAAACAGCCGCTGATCATTATTTAACCTATCTGAAAAACAAACGCACCCAATTTTCGATAATTCAGAAACGCAAGGAAGAGGAACGCGAAACCCAAGCTACCTCAAATATCGACCAACTCAACTCGGAGTCTGTTGTCGAACAAGTGGAGGCTGCTGAATTAAAAAACGCAGCAAAGGTATCCAGCATACCTTTGCCTCAAGCGCACAAGAACGGCATCGAGGCTAATGATGGTCGCTCAGCGGAAGTCGACGTGCCAAAGACAGACGCTGCTGTACCGGTCGAGGAAACGAATCAACCGGAGCCTGAACCATCACCTTACGAAAACTTGTGCTCCGATCCACGAATCAAACAGTTTCTGGATAGGCATATTCTTAACAATGAGTGGCTTCAGATTTATACCTCTGATGATGCTGCGCTAAGGCGCCTGAAAGCCAGCAAGGTCAACATGGAACTTAAAATTGTCAGTTTCGCCAATAGAAACGGGGAGATAACGCTCGTCCTTCCCATCGCCCAATTTATCAGCGATCTACTCGAAAACCGGAGTAACCCCGTCTTTGATAATCCAAATTACAACAGCGCAAAACAACAGCTTCTGGATACGATCAAATCAGAGGGCTTAATATAA
- the glgC gene encoding glucose-1-phosphate adenylyltransferase — protein MLVDSPKRLVSRITRDTLALVLSGGRGSRLKQLTDWRAKPAVPFGGKFRIIDFPLSNCVNSGIRRMAVLTQYKAHSLIKHVQLAWGTNRMARDEFVELLPAQQRINEQSWYSGTADAVYQNIDILRTHDAEYTLILAGDHIYKMDYGPMIAYHVEKGADLTIGCIEVPLEEAKAFGVMGEDGKGRVNMFVEKPDVPPEMPGNPGKALASMGIYVFNTKFLFEQLIYDADDPNSDHDFGKNVIPRVIKRYQVFAYPFRDVQNNTQAYWRDVGTIDSYWAANLELIGVTPDLNLYDTDWPIWTHQEQLPPAKFVFDDEDRRGMAVDTMVSGGCIISGALVRHSLLFSNVIVNEHASVENSVILPNVIVNKKAKIRNAVVDKGCVIPEGMEIGFDPVADKQRFEVSPNGIVLVTPDMLGQRLHMVR, from the coding sequence ATGTTGGTAGATAGCCCCAAACGATTAGTCAGTCGAATTACCCGCGATACTTTGGCTCTGGTTTTGTCGGGAGGTCGTGGATCACGCCTCAAGCAACTCACTGATTGGCGTGCGAAGCCTGCCGTTCCCTTCGGTGGAAAGTTCCGGATTATTGATTTCCCATTGTCCAATTGCGTCAATTCAGGCATTCGGCGCATGGCTGTATTGACACAGTACAAGGCGCATTCACTCATCAAGCACGTTCAGCTGGCTTGGGGTACAAACCGAATGGCCCGTGACGAGTTCGTCGAGCTACTGCCAGCCCAGCAGCGGATCAACGAACAATCCTGGTACAGCGGTACCGCCGATGCGGTTTATCAGAACATCGACATCCTGCGGACTCATGACGCCGAATACACGCTTATTCTGGCCGGCGATCACATCTACAAGATGGACTATGGCCCCATGATTGCCTACCACGTCGAGAAAGGAGCCGACCTGACCATCGGCTGTATCGAAGTGCCGCTCGAAGAAGCCAAAGCTTTTGGTGTGATGGGCGAAGACGGGAAGGGTCGGGTCAACATGTTCGTGGAAAAACCCGATGTCCCCCCGGAAATGCCGGGTAATCCAGGCAAAGCGCTGGCATCCATGGGTATTTATGTCTTCAATACCAAATTTCTGTTCGAGCAACTGATTTACGATGCGGACGATCCGAATTCGGATCACGATTTTGGTAAGAACGTCATTCCCCGAGTGATCAAACGATATCAGGTGTTCGCTTATCCGTTTCGAGATGTCCAGAATAATACCCAAGCCTACTGGCGGGATGTGGGGACCATTGATTCCTATTGGGCGGCGAACCTTGAACTGATTGGCGTGACTCCCGATCTGAATTTGTACGATACCGACTGGCCGATCTGGACGCATCAGGAACAATTGCCGCCTGCCAAGTTTGTGTTCGACGACGAAGATCGGCGCGGAATGGCTGTGGACACAATGGTTTCTGGCGGCTGCATCATTTCGGGCGCCCTGGTGCGTCACTCCCTGCTTTTTTCCAATGTCATCGTCAACGAACATGCATCGGTCGAAAACTCCGTGATCCTGCCCAACGTGATCGTCAACAAGAAAGCCAAGATTCGCAATGCCGTTGTCGATAAGGGATGCGTCATTCCCGAGGGCATGGAGATCGGCTTCGATCCGGTTGCCGACAAACAGCGTTTTGAGGTCAGTCCGAACGGGATTGTGCTGGTGACCCCGGACATGCTCGGACAACGTCTACACATGGTGCGCTGA